One Algibacter sp. L3A6 genomic region harbors:
- a CDS encoding ComEA family DNA-binding protein, with amino-acid sequence MKSHVTFSKNQRHGIFLLALLIIALQCVYFFVDFSGEDIQTNNDELAKFTKEIDSLKAIELEARKPKIFPFNPNFITDYKGATLGMSNLEIDRLLNFRKHDQWINSSKQFQEVTQVSDSLLNSISPYFKFPEWVTNPKTFKSSYSNSYKTKPKTFAQKQDLNTATAKQLQAVNGIGEAFSKRIIKFRNKFKGGFIADVQLQDVYGLTPEVIQKIQLDFTVKTPRHINKINLNTASVDQLVNIQHIDYDLAHHIIEQRSLREGFKSFSELLKVKDFPVNKIEIIELYLRIDNTN; translated from the coding sequence ATGAAATCCCATGTCACGTTTTCTAAAAACCAACGGCATGGGATTTTTTTATTGGCTCTACTCATCATTGCCTTACAATGTGTTTACTTTTTTGTTGATTTTTCGGGAGAAGACATTCAAACCAACAATGACGAGTTAGCAAAATTCACCAAAGAAATAGATTCGCTTAAAGCTATAGAGTTAGAAGCCCGTAAACCAAAAATATTCCCTTTCAATCCTAATTTTATTACAGATTACAAAGGTGCTACTTTGGGTATGAGTAATCTGGAAATAGACAGGCTTCTTAATTTTAGAAAACATGACCAGTGGATAAACTCATCCAAACAATTTCAAGAAGTCACGCAAGTCTCAGATTCTCTATTAAATAGTATATCTCCGTATTTTAAATTCCCGGAATGGGTAACCAACCCTAAAACGTTTAAATCATCCTATAGCAATTCATATAAAACCAAACCCAAAACTTTTGCTCAAAAACAAGATTTGAATACGGCTACGGCTAAACAGCTTCAAGCAGTGAATGGTATTGGCGAAGCTTTTTCAAAACGAATTATCAAATTCAGAAATAAATTTAAAGGTGGTTTTATAGCCGATGTGCAATTGCAAGATGTTTATGGCCTAACACCAGAAGTTATTCAGAAAATACAATTAGATTTCACGGTTAAAACACCGCGACATATTAATAAAATAAATTTAAATACGGCATCCGTAGATCAATTGGTTAACATACAACATATTGATTACGATTTGGCGCACCATATCATCGAGCAGCGTAGTTTACGAGAGGGATTTAAATCCTTTTCAGAATTACTAAAAGTAAAAGACTTTCCAGTAAATAAAATCGAGATAATTGAATTATATTTGCGAATTGACAACACAAACTAA